The following coding sequences are from one Sardina pilchardus chromosome 16, fSarPil1.1, whole genome shotgun sequence window:
- the LOC134060380 gene encoding complement C1q-like protein 3, with protein sequence MCAILAELSSIQTRLALAEAEVQELKRDNTVQALEIQALKHRSNFTEAELREHSRLLEKFGRGKVAFSASIGGRGHTGPYNVETTLKYKNVFTNIGNSYYPATGIFVAPITGIYYFHFCYHASQQNGAAIALYKNSTLVASASSHDTDTTSPENGSNGVALQLVEGDQVYVNLRANTWVWDGPYHDTVFTGFLVNHF encoded by the exons ATGTGTGCTATCCTAGCAGAACTCAGTTCCATACAGACCAGACTGGCATTAGCAGAGGCAGAGGTGCAGGAGCTGAAGAGGGACAACACAG TTCAAGCACTAGAGATTCAAGCTCTGAAGCACCGGTCAAACTTCACAGAGGCTGAGCTGAGAGAACACAGCAGACTACTGGAGAAATTTGGCAGAG GGAAGGTAGCGTTCTCTGCCTCCATTGGGGGTAGGGGGCACACAGGCCCATATAATGTAGAGACAACTCTAAAGTACAAGAATGTGTTCACTAACATAGGCAATTCCTATTACCCAGCCACAG GAATATTTGTTGCTCCAATCACAGGAATTTACTATTTCCACTTCTGCTATCATGCTAGCCAACAGAATGGAGCAGCAATTGCCTTATACAAGAATAGCACATTGGTAGCCTCAGCCTCAAGTCACGATACGGACACCACTAGCCCTGAGAACGGATCGAATGGTGTTGCATTGCAGCTGGTGGAGGGGGATCAAGTCTATGTCAATCTACGAGCAAACACTTGGGTTTGGGATGGACCATACCATGATACTGTGTTCACAGGTTTTCTGGTCAACCATTTCTGA